The Solanum lycopersicum chromosome 8, SLM_r2.1 DNA segment AACAACAGTCCATTCTGCTAGTAGTTCCCCATCTCAATTTAGATTGCATAGGTATGATCTTTTTGTTCAGTCTTGAATGGGTCAGAGTTCAGGACATTAGGTTCCCGTTGCAGGAGGGTTCATGTTGTTGGACAAAATGATTATCATACTCATGATAATGTCCAAACTAAATAGCAATAGGAAGAGAGTAACAATGACaccaaatattaaaatggaTAAATATGATACCCGAATAAGtaatacaataatattgatgaaaaacATGGTAGTGTCAAAAGACTATTACGCaacactcttttttttcttacaacTCACAATAATATTACTTGCACACTATTTTTCTCACAAACTAAGAAGAATTTTTGTGGATTACTCTCTTTATTCTCTATTGCTTCTCTATTTTGGTGTATCTTCAAGTGTCCAATTACTACTCTATTTGTAGAGTTTTTTGAACACTTGTTTACATCATTAATGACATAATATGATagtcaatttcaacaaaaaaattggttGCCTAACTCTATCGAACTTATACCAAACTTTGACTACCTACTTCCATAAATGTGGCTATCAACTTTCACATTGGTGGCTACCAATTTTCACATTTGTGGCTTGTAATTTCAACAAGTATTATTGCTGCAAAATTAGTGCTGCCAAGATTTATTTCCACAACTATCTCCcttagttttgatttttatacTTTACTCCAAGGCTTGATCTCAATCTCTGAACAATCTTCAAACTTGAGAGGCTTTTAAAAATATCCGCAATTTGATCATGAGATTCACATACTTGAGCTTTACCTCTTTCTTGGCAATGCATTATCGGACAAAGTGATACCTGATACACTGGATTCTTTGCTAGTGCTTGTGCAGATTTATTATTAACAAAATTATTGTGGCTTCAATTTGTGGCAAATTGAGTTCCATTAATAACCGTCTCAACCAAATAGCATGACACGTACATGATGTTGCTGTCACATATTCAGCTTCACAAGTCGAGAGAGTAACAATTGATTGTTTCTTTGAATTCCAAGAAATAACACAATCAcccaagaaaaacacaaaaccTGATGTGCTTTTTTCTATCATCAACATCTCCCGCATAATCACTATCACAATATCCCACAAGATTAAAGTCAtcagaagaagaataaaatagCCCAAGGTCGATTTTACCTTTGAGGTAGCGAAAAATTCTTTTAGCAACCTTCAAGTGAGTGGAGATAGGAGATTCCATGAAGCGACTTACTACTCCAACTGCAAAGTGTATATCTGGTCGCGTACATGTCAAGTACCTCAGACTTCCTATGAGACTCTTGAACAAAGTGGAATCCAGTTCTTCTCCATCTTGAAACTTTGACAATTTTGTTCCACTTTCCATTGGGGTGTTCACAGGGTTGCAACCCAACATGTTGAATTTCTTCCAAATCTCCTTTGTATAGCTTTCTTGAGATATGAAGATGCCTTCCTCTATTTTCTTCACTTCTAGCCCCAAGTAATATGACATGAGTCCTACGTCCGTCATCTCAAACTCAAGGGACATAGCTTTCTTGAAAGCTTCAAATAAAACTGGGTTGTTACCCGTTAGAATgagatcatcaacataaagacAAACAAGCAGAATACCTCCATTAGTATGAAATTTAATGTAAAGAGCATATTCATGGAGACAACGAGTAAGCCCATTGTCTTGAAAGTATTTGTCAATGCAACTATTCCAAGATCGTGGAGCTTGCTTCAACCCATATAAGGATTTCTTCAACCTCAGCACCTTATCTTCGTGATTTTTTAACACAAAACACAATGGTTGCGTAACATAGACTTCTTTTCAAGATATCCATTCAAGAATGTCGATTTGACATCTAGTTGATGGATCTTCTACTTTATTTGTGCCACTAAAGAGGTCAATAGACAAATTGTCTCCAAGTGGGCAACAGGCGCATAAACTTCTTCATAGTCGATGCCATGCCTTTGTTTGTAGCCTTTAGCCACAAGTCTTGCCTTTTATCTTTTTACTTCTCCAAGAGCATTTTTCTTCGTCTTGTATATCCATTTGACTCCAATTGCTCTATGGTCCTTTGGAAGAGTTGTCAACTCCCAAGTGTTTTTCTTCTCTATTGACTGGATCTCCTCTTCCATGGCTTTTCTCAGCTTTTTGTCTGTAACAGCTTCATCAAAATTCATTGGTTCACTATCAGCAAAGAGACaacacaaaaaatcaaaattattaatttcttttgtgTCATCATAGAGTTCTTGGATGATCCTCATCCTATGTGGTCTTTCACTTGAACTCGCTTGAGAAGTTGGAGATGAAACATTTGCTGGTGAAGGAGGTGGGGTTGCATCTTGTGCAGGTGTAGTGGTCTCCTATTCTTCATCATCTCCGAAATGTGGAAGAAAATCATCTGTTTTTTCTTCCGAAGTCTCCCAATTCCATGATGcttcttcatcaaattcaacATCACGACTCACCACCACCTTGTTATTGCTTGGATTGTACAATTTGTAGCCTTTTGAAATTGTTTCATAACCAACAAACAAATATGTTACACTCCGATCGTCAGGTTTAGCTCTCCCTTAATGTGGAACATGAGCATAGTGTCACGGACCTACTGATTCTGACAagactccgtgcggcacttgacgaTTTGCTCACGATTCTTTCATGATCTCGCAAACTCAAGTCAGCCTTTCACAATTTAGATCGCTAAGAGAAGTAAGAAGAAAGACCAGAGACGGAAATTGGAAGAATGGACTAGTATCTTTATTAGTCAAAATTGTTGGATGCTTTACAAATACATTGAccctactatttatactactctacaaactaagagtaaataaatgctaTATAAAAGTCCCTATGTACATGCTTCTTATTCCAAGAAGATGTCTTGATTTCTTCCAAAAAGACTCCTAGATTTCTCTAGTCTGCCCCAAGACTCTAGAAGACTTTTAGAATCCCTCCCAAGCCTCTCCAATGCCCAAGGCTGCTGCCCCTTGGTCTGTTGCACGCCCAGGCCACTTCTGCCCCTTAGTCTGCCAGGTTTTTGGGCCGCCTGTGCAGCAGTCTGCCTGGCGCTGGGCCTTTGGGCCGCCTATGCTGCAGTCCACCTGAATGGGTGGGCTGCCTGCTCCCTTGCATGCGCTGCAAGCTGCACGGGTTGGTGACGTTCTGCTTAGAAAATTGGCGGGATGTCACAATCTCCCCCACCACATGATGCGACGATCGTGTCGCATTGTGATAGTATCGGCGTTGAGTTCTGCCGGGCGACCATCAGCTCACGTACTCGATCAATCCCTTCGAGCAGCTTCTTCATCAATGTCCCGACCTTTCTCGACCCGATCTTTGAAACTTCCTCCTTCAACGGAGGCAAGTGCCTGCGCGGCTTCTTCTTCATCACGGCAGAGTTCTTGCTCAGAACTCTCTTTGCCTGCGGAGGCAAGGTCTTCTCAGCACCACTGTCTTCTCTCGAACTTGCAATGGTTGCTGCTGATGTAAACCCCTTCCTCACGTCGACCCTTTCGATCTTCATGGCTGTCAGACGTACCTGTCCCTCCGTGGCCTGCGCCTTTACCATCGGAATCGTAAATGTCCCTCCTTTCTCCATGATCTTCAATTGTTGGAGATAAGGGTCAATCACGGCATGGTACTGTTGGAAGAACTTCTGCCCAAGCACAATATCAAAAAGATCTAAAGGAGCGACGACAAATTTGGTTTTCCCTTGCCAACCGCCTATCGTGATGTTCACCCCGTGCGCAATTCCGATAATGGGAATTGGTGGGGCATTGACAGTCCTGATTTGGGCGTTGCTTGAAGTATAACGCAACCCCAACCTCGTTGCTTCCGTTTTGGTCACAAAATTGGCCTCCGCACCCGTATCGACCAATACACGAGCACTCTACCCATTGACAGTGATGTCAATGTATTGAGCCCACGCCATAGACTTCACAAGTCCCTTTTCAGCATGCTTCGGCTCCGCTTGCCTTGGCTTATCTTGCCTTGGCCTCGTCGATGGTTGCTCAATCACTGCTCCGCATAGGCTTAACAAGCCCAACTGCTTAGTCTGCGCGACTTCATCATCCTCTTGGGCTTTCTCTTCCTTCCGCTCACGAAGGATAGCACCAAGACTTTTCAGTTCAGGGCATCTTTTATAACCATGCGGCCCTTTGCAAATAAAGCAACCATCCTTGGAATCCCTTACCGTGTTGCCACGATCTCCGGGTTTCTTGCCGTTGGACTTGTAGGTCTCACGCCTTTGAGGCCGCTGCTCCTCGCTTCGCCTCTTTGGTTGTGGCCTTTGCTGCTCGCCTTCGCCACTGTCTTCCCCACTGTCATCGTGACTGCCTACCTCGTCATCCTCATCGGCAGTGATAGACTTCTCCTGCCTGAAGTCTGTCAAGGCTTCGGCCTGTGTAATGGCGTCGTCCATAGTCCTGACCTGCCACCGTTCCAACTCCGTTTTGGACCAATTTTGCAGCCCATCCATGAAGTAGAACAAGGCGGCGGCGTCCTTGAGGTCGGGAATCTGAAATGTAAGGGTGGTAAACTCCCGCACATACGCGCGTATGCTGCCCTTCTGTCTCAACTCCCTCAACTTGCGCTTTGCCTCATAGACAACGTTGTTAGGGAAGAACGCCTTCTTGAACTCCACACGAAACTGCTCCCATGTGTTTAACACGCATGTTCCCTTTGCAATGTCAGACTCCTTACGCTTCCACCATAATATGGCCAACTTCGAAAGATTCAACACAGCCGTGTTGATCTTGCTTGCATCACTTCGAACCCGCATACActtgaaataattttccaagtgcCAAAGGAAATTCTCCACCAATTGCGCGTCACGGACGCCTTTGAAGACAGGTGGTTTGGGCGCCTCAACTCTGGCTTCCCTTTCCCGGTCATGTGATGAGGATCCAACAACCTCTCTTTCTTCCTCGAGTGCTGCCACCTTGGCCTTAAGCAACTCGACTGCGCCAAGTGATTCCCTAAGTCTAGACTCTAAGGAAGTAATGGCCTCCTTTGTCTCGAGCTCGGCTCACTGGCGTGCCTCCAACTCCTTTCGGATGTTAAGAACTTCTTCAAGGGAGTACTCCTCAAAGGTCTTGAAATTTCTGTCCGTCACGTTCAAGCGCGTGCCTATGATCTCAACGGCCTGCCTTGCCATTTCGACGCTTGAAATCCACTCCTTTCCGATAGTAACGTCCACGGACTCCTCGTCGGTGTCTTCGTCACTACCATCGACAATATTGGGCTGAAAAGATGTCTGCCCGTCACTTGATGTAGGGTCGGTTGGTGGAGGATCGCTTGGGGTGACCTGGGGCAGAATCACTCCGTTCCCCTTCTGCTTGTTCTAccctttcttgttcttcttgccTCCGATTGTGGGAACGTTAGGGTGTTGCTGGCTAAGTCTCCTTCGTTCGTCATTCTCTTACGATTACctcgctctgataccacttgtcaCGGACCTACTGATTCTGACAagactccgtgcggcacttgacgaTTTGCTCACGATTCTTTCACGATCTCGCAAACTCAAGTCAGCCTTTCACAATTTGAATCGCTAAGAGAAGTAAGAAGAAAGACCAAAGACGAAAATTGGAAGAATGGACTAGTATCTTTATTAGTCAAAATTGTTGGATGCTTTACAAATACATTGAccctactatttatactactctacaaactaagagtaaataaatgctaTATATAAGTCCCTATGTACATGCTTCTTATTCCAAGAAGATGTCTTGATTTCTTCCAAAAGGACTCCTAGATTTCTCTAGTCTGCCCCAAGACTCTAGAAGACTTCTAGAATCCCTCCCAAGCCTCTCCAATGCCCAAGGCTGCTACCCCTTAGTCTGCTGCACGCCCAGGCCGCTTCTGCCCCTTAGTCTGCCAGGTTTTTGGGCCGTCTGTGCAGCAGTCTGCCTGGCGCTGGGCCTTTAGGCTACCTGTGCTGCAGTACGCCTGGATGGGTGGGCTGCCTTCTCCCTTGCATGCGCTGCAAGCTGCACGGGCTGGTGACGTTCTGCTTGGAAAATTGGCGGGATTTCACAATAGGTTATGCTCCCAAAGATTCTCAAGTGCTTAAGACTTGGCTTTCTTCTGCTCCATGCTTCTTGAGGTGTTTGATCTCGTAAATTTCTTGTTGGAGACCTGTTGCTCAAATAAATTGCACAAGAAACATCCTTTGCCCAAAATTCTTTTGGTAGATGTTTAGCTTTCAACATACATCTAGCCATATTAAAAATTgttctgttctttctttctGCAACTCCATTTTGTTGGGGTAAGAGGTACCGTTAGAGGGCGACAAATTCCATGAGATTGACAAAAGTcattaaattcttttgaagtgaATTTGCCTCCTCTATCAGACcttaatgattttatttcatatacactttcttttctacaagtgctttgaaatttttaaaggCAACAAAAACTTCAGATTTTTGCTTCAAAAAGTATAACTAAGTCTTTCTACTGAAATTATCAATAAAGAGCaagaagtattttattttaccaAAAGAAGGTGGATCGATTGGACCACGCACATCAGTGTGTACAAGTTGAAGTGGCTTACTTGTTCTTGATGTAGTCTCTTTTGGAAAACTCCTCCTTGCATGTTTTTCAAGAAGACAAGTTTCACACAATTGTTTTGGATGGTTGATTGACGGTATCCCATCAACCATGTTCTTGTCTCCCATTGATTTGAGCGCTTCAAAGTTCAAGTGCCCAAATCTCATATCCCAACACCATGAGTCATCTTGCACATTAGCCTTCAAACACTTTGCATCGATGGTTTGAAGATTCAAAGGAAAAAACCTATTATTTGTAATATGAACTTTAGCAATTAAGTTGTTCCTTGAATCTCTTAGCCAAAgatacatttttttcatatgaATATCATATCCTTTTTCAAGAAGTTGACCAAACTCAAAATATTACTTTTCAATTTTGTCACATAATAAACATTGATAATCAATTTATGACCACCATCTTTACAGGATATCAGAATCGTACCTATCCCTTTAACTTGGATCTTTGAGGTATCTTCAAAAGACACATTACCTTTCACGGTCTTCTTTATCTCcaaaaatttatctttatgGCCATACATATGATTTCTTCCTCCATTGTCAAGATACCATGAGCTGCAATCATCTTTATATTCTTCTTTGAGTGTTAATAACAGTGTTGACTCCTCTTCATCTTTGTTGTTGTCAACAAGATTAACTTTCTCATCTCCTACGCCTGttgatttttctttcttgtctttaacaagacatcattttcatttgaggGCAAAGTTTCCTCATTTGCGGGTCTTGTATACCCTTTGTATACAATATCCCAAATATCTTGAGAGCCAACAATAGCTTTCATTCGTAGGCaccatttttcataattttctctTGTGAGATGGAAGTATTGAAACGACAACGGACTATTATTTGTCGTGGCTCTGATATCACGTTGTTAGACAAAATGATAATCATACCCAGGATAATGTCCAAAGTAAATAGCAATAGGAAGAGAGTAACAACGACACCAAATATTGAAATGGGTAAATATGATACCCGAATAAGTAATACAATAGTTTTGATGAAAAACTTGGTAGTGTAAAAAGACTACTACTCAACGCTTTTTATTTCTTACAActaacaataatattacttgcACACTATTTTTCTCACAAACTAAGAAGTAGTTTGTGGATTACTCTCTCTACTTTGTATTGCTTCTCTATTTTGGTGTATCTTCAAGTGTTCAATTActactctatttatagagtttttgAACACTTGTTTACATAATTAATGACATAACATGGTAgccaatttcaacaaaaaaattggctGCCTAACTCTTTCAAACTTATACCAAACTTTGACTACCTACTTCCACACATGTGGCTACCAACTTTCACATTGGTGGCTACCAATTTTCACA contains these protein-coding regions:
- the LOC138338019 gene encoding uncharacterized mitochondrial protein AtMg00810-like, giving the protein MNFDEAVTDKKLRKAMEEEIQSIEKKNTWELTTLPKDHRAIGVKWIYKTKKNALGEQAPRSWNSCIDKYFQDNGLTRCLHEYALYIKFHTNGGILLVCLYVDDLILTGNNPVLFEAFKKAMSLEFEMTDVGLMSYYLGLEVKKIEEGIFISQESYTKEIWKKFNMLGCNPVNTPMESGTKLSKFQDGEELDSTLFKSLIGSLRYLTCTRPDIHFAVGVVSRFMESPISTHLKVAKRIFRYLKGKIDLGLFYSSSDDFNLVGYCDSDYAGDVDDRKKHIRFCVFLG